The region GTCCTTTGTCTTTTTATAATAGCCCTGGCCGGTTTTATCGCCCAACCATTTGTTCTCCATTAATTTCTGCACCGAAGCAGGCAGCTCAAAACTCGCCCGCGATTCGTCGTGCTCCATTTTGACCAGATTACCGGCTACGTTGACGGTCGTATCCAGACCTACTACATCCGATAAGCGGAACGTTCCCGACTTGGGACGTCCTACAACGGGACCGGTCAGTTTATCAACTTCCTCAACCGTTAGCCCCAATTCTTCGGCTACGCGAATCGTCTGGATGAGGGATTGAATCCCGAGCCTGTTAGCGATAAACCCGGGCGTATCTTTACACAAAACGGTCGTTTTACCAAGGTACAAATCGCCGTAGTTCATCAGGAAATCAACGACGGCCGGGTCGGTATCGGGACCGGGAATGATTTCAAGCAATCGCAGGTAGCGGGGTGGGTTAAAGAAGTGCGTTCCGCAGAAGTTACGGCGAAAATCTTCGCTCCGGCCCTCGGCCAGCAGGTGCATGGGGATACCGGACGTATTGGAGGTAATGAGTGTTCCCGGCTTGCGAAACTGTTCGACGCGCTCGTAAACCGACCGCTTGATATCTAACCGCTCCACAACTACTTCGATTACCCAGTCGTAGGTGGCAATCTCTTTCAGATTATCATCAAAGTTGCCCAGCTTGACCCGCTCGGCAAATTTGGGACTATATAAGGAAGCCGGACTGGCTTTCAGCATGGTTTGGAAAGCCTCGTTCACAATCCGATTACGCACTGCCGGGTTGTCGGTAGTCAATCCTTTAGCCTGTTCAGCCGCATTGGGTTCTTTTGGGACAATATCCAGCAGCAACACATCGGCACCGATATTAGCGAAATGAGCCGCAATACGTGAGCCCATAATGCCGGAGCCCAGCACAGCAACGCGCCGGATGGTTCTATTCTTTGTTTGAGCTTTGGGTTTTTCTAAGGTAGCTTCCATGTGTTTTGTTTAGTCGGCGTTCCTGTCTTTTTTGATTTTAATTAACTCGTCAACGTCATTCAGATACTTTGGCCGTCCGGTCGCCAACTTCTCCGTTATCAGGTCATTTAGCTGGATAACTTTAAACGGCACTTCGTCAAATACTATGTCAATTGCCCGTTCGTAACAGGCCTCAAAATCAACATCACGAAACGCCTTTAATTGATAACCCATATCCAATGTGAACCCATATTTCCCAACAGCAACCGTTGTCAAGCCAAATAGTAATGGTACATCTTTCAGGTAGTCAGCACCCACTACATTGTTCTCTTTGAGGGCAAGAATTAAACTCGCTTTCGTTTCCGCATCGGATTTTAGCCATAAATCCATATCCTGGGTTGTTCGAATATGTCCATGCACAACACCCGCCATGCCCCCTACCAATAAAAACTGAACTTTATACCGGTTCAAACTTTTCAATAGAGACAGAACCTCATCATCGGCAATGTTCATCGGTTTCGGTGGATTCTTTGGGTTAGCATGATACAGTTTAGACGCCAGACTTATGAGCCGCGTAAAGGCCTTCAGTCGGTTTTCAGCGAGGTTATCGAGCGTAACATCCATAGCATTACTCCA is a window of Spirosoma linguale DSM 74 DNA encoding:
- a CDS encoding hypothetical protein (KEGG: dol:Dole_1128 hypothetical protein), encoding MNIADDEVLSLLKSLNRYKVQFLLVGGMAGVVHGHIRTTQDMDLWLKSDAETKASLILALKENNVVGADYLKDVPLLFGLTTVAVGKYGFTLDMGYQLKAFRDVDFEACYERAIDIVFDEVPFKVIQLNDLITEKLATGRPKYLNDVDELIKIKKDRNAD